Proteins encoded by one window of Lathyrus oleraceus cultivar Zhongwan6 chromosome 1, CAAS_Psat_ZW6_1.0, whole genome shotgun sequence:
- the LOC127073940 gene encoding probable receptor-like protein kinase At5g18500 — translation MASDLNSGLSKKTIFGLKVWVLMGVMVGLFIIVILVVLSICLTLRKKSRRGSGSMLPLGHILSISEDIKEISVDQVSSNSHPRNGGFMNFNDKLSDGDSGKVLIQTKNGDNSSQSGSFNCIEKDLNGSQSGEDSGGFRSVSVYRSSSHPISAPSPCSGLPEFSHLGWGHWFTLRDLELATNRFSKDSIIGEGGYGIVYRGQLINGNPVAVKKLLNNLGQAEKEFRVEVEAIGHVRHKNLVRLLGFCIEGTHRLLIYEYVNNGNLEQWLHGAMRQHGYLTWEARVKILLGTAKALAYLHEAIEPKVVHRDIKSSNILIDDNFNAKISDFGLAKLLGAGKSHITTRVMGTFGYVAPEYANSGLLNEKSDVYSFGVLLLEAITGRDPVDYSRPATEVNLVDWLKMMVGCRRSEEVVDPNIETRPSTSALKRSLLTALRCVDPDSEKRPKMSQVVRMLESEEYPIPREDRRRRRNQAGNIEAESQREISDTDKSDTPDSRQNGRRN, via the exons ATGGCATCGGATCTAAATTCCGGGTTGTCAAAGAAAACAATTTTCGGATTGAAAGTATGGGTATTAATGGGAGTAATGGTTGGATTGTTCATTATAGTCATTCTTGTGGTGCTATCAATATGTCTTACTTTAAGAAAAAAATCCAGAAGAGGAAGTGGAAGCATGCTTCCTCTTGGCCATATTCTTTCTATTTCAGAAGATATTAAAGAAATTAGCGTCGATCAAGTTTCATCGAATAGTCATCCACGAAACGGTGGTTTTATGAACTTCAATGATAAGCTTAGTGATGGCGATTCCGGAAAGGTTTTGATCCAAACAAAGAATGGAGATAATAGCAGTCAATCAGGTTCGTTTAATTGTATAGAGAAAGATCTGAATGGCTCTCAGTCAGGTGAAGATAGCGGTGGTTTTAGGAGCGTTTCGGTTTATAGGTCTTCGTCACATCCTATATCTGCACCGTCGCCTTGTTCTGGGCTTCCTGAATTCTCTCACCTTGGCTGGGGTCACTGGTTTACATTAAGGGACCTTGAACTTGCAACAAACAGGTTTTCAAAAGACAGTATTATCGGTGAAGGTGGTTATGGAATTGTCTATCGAGGTCAACTCATCAACGGGAATCCTGTGGCCGTAAAGAAGCTCCTCAATAATTT AGGACAAGCTGAAAAGGAATTTAGGGTTGAAGTTGAGGCTATTGGTCATGTGCGGCATAAGAACTTGGTTCGGCTATTGGGTTTTTGCATTGAAGGCACTCACAG GTTATTGATTTACGAGTATGTTAACAACGGCAATTTAGAGCAGTGGCTTCACGGAGCCATGCGGCAGCATGGCTATCTTACATGGGAAGCTCGGGTGAAAATTCTTCTCGGAACAGCCAAAGC GCTAGCTTACTTGCACGAGGCGATCGAGCCAAAAGTTGTACATCGAGATATTAAGTCGAGCAATATTCTAATTGATGATAACTTTAATGCTAAAATATCTGACTTCGGGCTTGCTAAATTACTCGGTGCCGGAAAAAGTCACATTACAACTAGAGTAATGGGTACTTTTGG ATATGTAGCTCCAGAATACGCCAATTCTGGCTTGTTAAACGAGAAAAGTGATGTTTATAGCTTTGGTGTATTGCTTCTTGAAGCAATTACAGGACGTGACCCGGTCGATTATAGCCGACCAGCAACCGAG GTAAATTTGGTCGATTGGCTCAAGATGATGGTAGGGTGTAGGCGCTCGGAAGAAGTGGTGGACCCCAACATTGAAACTAGGCCATCGACGAGTGCTCTAAAACGATCCCTTTTAACTGCATTGAGATGTGTTGATCCAGATTCTGAAAAAAGACCAAAGATGAGCCAAGTTGTTCGCATGCTTGAATCGGAGGAATATCCCATACCTCGAGAG GATCGAAGACGGCGAAGGAATCAAGCAGGAAACATAGAGGCAGAGAGCCAGAGGGAGATTTCTGATACAGATAAAAGTGACACTCCAGATTCTAGACAAAATGGGAGAAGGAACTAA